The following coding sequences are from one Tachysurus vachellii isolate PV-2020 chromosome 7, HZAU_Pvac_v1, whole genome shotgun sequence window:
- the si:dkey-19b23.8 gene encoding low density lipoprotein receptor adapter protein 1 — protein MSLASFHLMQALKDSPAALRRHFKRDRIESLSHGDPIFKVHYLGTKKIFSLDLEQAEEAINRLLDGAPGKLAKDHALVVRPRYVEVKELSTGRQLTKTYLHDIAYCASHTAHRNVFLYICRQPGQQLQCRVFWCSRVERAKDMTACLANSFQRALNDWQDGCATLPKAEGISKEDEADITPAAAKGLTLPASLGKVRWKKKGSISRSPMRAITRRGSASENWQ, from the exons ATGTCTCTAGCCTCCTTCCACTTAATGCAGGCCCTGAAGGACTCGCCTGCTGCCCTGCGCAGACACTTTAAAAGGGACCGCATAGAGAGCCTTTCCCATGGTGACCCCATATTCAAAGTGCACTATCTAGGTACCAAGAAGATCTTTTCTCTAGACCTGGAGCAGGCTGAGGAAGCCATTAACCGGCTCCTCGATGGTGCTCCTGGAAAGTTAGCCAAAGACCATGCTCTTGTGGTGCGACCACGTTATGTGGAAGTGAAAGAGCTGAGCACAGGGAGGCAGCTCACCAAGACCTACCTGCACGACATTGCCTACTGTGCATCACACACTGCCCACCGCAACGTGTTCCTCTATATCTGCAGACAGCCTGGACAGCAGCTGCAATGTAGGGTATTCTGGTGTAGTCGTGTGGAAAGGGCAAAGGATATGACAGCCTGTCTCGCAAATTCATTTCAGAGGGCACTAAACGACTGGCAAGATGGCTGTGCAACACTGCCAAAAGCAGAGGGTATTTCTAAGGAGGATGAGGCTGATATCACCCCAGCTGCTGCCAAAGGATTGACTCTGCCAGCTAGTTTGGGGAAAG TGCGCTGGAAGAAGAAGGGCTCAATTTCCCGCAGTCCTATGAGAGCCATCACCAGACGTGGCTCAGCCAGTGAAAACTGGCAGTGA
- the si:dkey-19b23.7 gene encoding uncharacterized protein si:dkey-19b23.7, which translates to MSIDRETHQKAKLQHFLSDLAILASLQGFHYFQPWLRGKEELLLTVVNEDLRWPAPGFPASVASSFTSPTCSSTYSLDTDYASSPLPGECAQPPPKPQSPQVSQQQPSRSNDLHLLPASPSEREITVPEVNRTLFLLAGYAKYGRPYAWIRSNHERLMSDRVAGSSAKDSPIKLKSITDWVLTSQGTRVWDVVNELVGLCTMPPPDNPFSLDMCYLQTLPLPERFLATGALLNFLEMIVVQGSHKESFYNLVVEEIKSLRQLHFKSLAELLRCHNEL; encoded by the exons ATGTCAATT GACAGGGAGACACATCAAAAGGCAAAACTACAGCATTTCCTGTCAGACCTGGCAATATTAGCATCCCTACAG ggttttcattattttcagcCCTGGCTGAGAGGGAAAGAGGAACTGCTGCTGACTGTTGTCAATGAAGATCTG AGATGGCCTGCTCCTGGTTTTCCTGCCTCAGTTGCGTCATCCTTCACCAGTCCAACTTGCAGTAGCACTTACAGTCTGGACACCGACTATGCCAGTTCTCCATTACCTGGTGAATGTGCACAGCCACCACCCAAACCTCAGTCTCCACAGGTCTCTCAACAGCAGCCTAGCAG GAGTAATGACTTGCATCTTCTCCCTGCCTCacccagtgagagagagatcactGTGCCA GAAGTTAATCGCACCCTTTTCCTGCTGGCTGGCTATGCTAAATACGGACGCCCATATGCATGGATAAGATCTAATCATGAACGTTTGATGAGTGATAGAGTTGCCGGTTCATCGGCCAAAGATTCACCAATAAAACTCAAATCCATCACAGACTGGGTTTTAACATCTCAAG GAACTCGGGTGTGGGATGTGGTTAATGAGTTGGTTGGTCTGTGCACCATGCCACCTCCAGATAATCCTTTCTCACTGGATATGTGCTACCTCCAAACCCTTCCCCTCCCAGAGCGCTTCCTTGCGACTGGAGCCCTCCTTAACTTCTTGGAGATGATTGTGGTTCAGGGAAGTCACAAGGAATCATTCTACAATTTGG TTGTGGAAGAGATCAAGTCCTTGAGGCAACTCCATTTTAAGAGTCTTGCTGAACTGCTGAGATGTCATAATGAGCTTTGA
- the si:dkey-19b23.10 gene encoding transcriptional-regulating factor 1, with protein sequence MADHSSINTSESPPFSTMYRLQIQGQRSNYSHVQNSSVSRINQYEDSSLLNDPANNCASAGTSMNGVGEQINTAYWDMESLISSQPGAFNRTKAHSERYEEEWNSSSQQQDSMENYGNTGGNHQKLDSFSEAFYSRNFSRVANCVDQVGYNVEPNNSPNIPPLPSLSFPLVLSPPPTPLPQSSLSPPKRGLYTPAAQSLSQAQSHSPSEGSLRFFPPLSSTSSILPGGFTPSHWLPLSTDTIGNADQTQHLPQDPGPSTVFSEGMGIHLRDLSVAEGDTDCSLETSPCSPLVQHPPSQSVPKLEREHYPVTSEHHMTWSQMMPSSQQFCPPIHDLNNHVEGLRVPEETKPIAGFQRTPLLCLASSQKNPSTVYTGVPFLSVLQSGALGGGQEHVTRHYTALPMLNPTRSGTGLYCNLLPSLNHQEQWSEERGHCVLQRQVNIGPEFQAQIPDLLEQEEIKLQYQEPLHEELLWKPWAELEGNDDLLAQVENLLDLSTSTALPGGVANLELALHSLSLCQGNILAALEMMFFSNSKPSREYHYAGSDIWRLNEQKLFHKAFSMYGKDFSFIQKMVQSKGVSQCVEFYYHSKRLREKQRKLKEKETQQQQQHLAAEILTPTNQVMVMNSINVDRLIQTPALAPSFPCKQCGKMFYKIKSRNAHMKIHRQQQEDWRDRIHPNNHLSLTHALQNQTRNLNNPNQFVTQGHSNQLLTQSLIQNLVQTQAQLAFIQSSKTQSPCFTTAISSANSSQSPQMTSKAPALPLYRGPQQTWGAIHGSLESGLYYD encoded by the exons ATGGCCGATCACAGTTCCATCAACACGTCTGAGTCTCCACCCTTTTCTACCATGTACCGCCTTCAGATACAAGGTCAGAGATCAAACTACAGTCATGTACAGAACAGTTCTGTGAGCAGAATAAACCAATATGAAGATAGCAGCCTTTTGAATGATCCTGCTAACAATTGTGCCAGTGCTGGGACGAGTATGAATGGAGTTGGTGAGCAGATAAATACAGCATACTGGGATATGGAGTCTTTGATCTCTTCACAACCTGGTGCATTCAACAGAACCAAAGCACACAGTGAAAGATATGAGGAAGAATGGAATTCCAGTTCTCAGCAGCAGGATTCAATGGAAAATTATGGTAACACTGGAGGGAATCATCAGAAACTTGATTCATTCTCTGAGGCATTTTATAGTCGAAACTTTTCTAGAGTTGCCAATTGTGTTGACCAGGTTGGATATAATGTTGAGCCAAACAACTCTCCCAACATTCCAcctcttccctccctctctttccctctggtTTTGAGTCCTCCTCCTACACCGCTGCCtcagtcatctctctctcctccaaaACGTGGTCTTTATACCCCTGCTGCACAGTCACTGAGCCAAGCACAATCACACTCCCCTTCTGAAGGTTCTTTGCGGTTCTTTCCACCTCTTTCTTCTACCAGTTCCATTCTTCCTGGGGGTTTCACTCCATCTCACTGGCTCCCACTTTCTACTGACACCATTGGGAATGCAGACCAAACACAACACCTTCCTCAAGACCCGGGTCCATCTACAGTCTTCTCAGAGGGGATGGGGATTCATCTAAGAGACCTAAGTGTTGCGGAGGGAGACACAG ACTGTTCTCTAGAGACATCTCCATGTTCACCTCTGGTGCAACATCCACCTTCACAATCTGTTCCCAAACTTGAGAGGGAGCATTACCCTGTGACCTCTGAACATCACATGACATGGTCACAG ATGATGCCATCATCCCAACAATTTTGCCCTCCAATCCATGACTTGAACAATCATGTAGAGGGACTGAGGGTGCCTGAGGAGACAAAGCCCATTGCAGGGTTCCAGCGAACACCTTTGTTATGTTTGGCGAGCTCACAG AAAAATCCCTCGACAGTCTACACTGGAGTGCCATTCCTCAGTGTCCTCCAGTCAGGAGCACTGGGGGGAGGTCAGGAACATGTGACTCGTCACTACACTGCACTTCCCATGCTGAATCCCACTCGCAGTGGAACAGGGCTATACTGTAACCTGCTGCCTTCACTGAACCACCAGGAACAATGGTCAGAGGAAAGAGGACATTGTGTTCTACAGAG gcaaGTGAATATAGGGCCAGAGTTTCAGGCTCAGATTCCTGACCTGCTGGAGCAGGAGGAAATAAAGTTGCAGTATCAGGAACCATTGCATGAGGAGTTACTTTGGAAACCATGGGCAGAATTAGAGGGGAATGATGATCTACTGGCACAGG TGGAGAATCTTCTAGATCTCAGTACATCTACTGCTTTACCTGGAGGTGTTGCTAATCTGGAGCTTGCCCTTCATAGTCTCTCCTTATGCCAAGGAAATATATTG GCTGCTTTGGAGATGATGTTTTTCTCAAACTCAAAACCCTCAAGAGAATACCATTATGCTG GCAGTGACATTTGGCGGTTGAATGAGCAGAAATTGTTTCATAAAGCCTTCAGCATGTATGGAAAAGACTTCTCATTCATTCAAAAAATG GTGCAGTCAAAGGGGGTGTCACAGTGTGTGGAATTCTACTATCACTCCAAACGgctcagagagaaacagaggaaactaaaggagaaagaaacacaacagcaacagcaacatCTGGCTGCAGAAATACTTACTCCAACCAACCAG gtCATGGTGATGAACTCTATTAATGTAGACAGGCTAATTCAAACACCTGCACTGGCTCCAAGCTTTCCCTGCAAACAATGTGGAAA GATGTTTTACAAGATCAAAAGCAGAAATGCTCACATGAAGATCCACCGTCAGCAGCAGGAGGATTGGAGGGACAGAATCCATCCTAACAATCACCTTAGCCTGACCCATGCACTTCAGAACCAAACCCGAAACCTGAACAATCCAAACCAGTTTGTTACACAGGGTCACTCCAACCAGTTATTAACCCAAAGCCTGATCCAGAACCTGGTGCAGACTCAGGCTCAGCttgcttttatccagagcagTAAGACTCAAAGTCCTTGTTTCACTACTGCTATCAGCAGTGCTAATTCCTCACAAAGCCCACAGATGACTTCCAAAGCCCCAGCTCTACCACTATACAGGGGTCCCCAACAGACATGGGGTGCCATTCATGGTAGCTTGGAGTCTGGTCTGTATTATGACTAA
- the sat2a.1 gene encoding thialysine N-epsilon-acetyltransferase has protein sequence MDWTIRTANLEDCKDIWRMMSELSEYEKVANQVTITQKDLEQDGFSKNPFFHALIAEVPEQNKTKDGHTKIGFSMYFYTYSSWKGRAVYMEDLYVMPEFRGKGIGKALMSKVAQMGRTAGCTQLNFTVLNWNKTALDFYLNQGSMDVTSDLGYHYMCCHGDAFQNLADSEF, from the exons ATGGACTGGACGATTCGGACAGCCAACCTTGAAGACTGTAAGGACATCTGGCGCATGATGTCA GAGCTGTCAGAGTATGAGAAAGTTGCAAATCAGGTTACAATTACACAAAAAG ACCTAGAGCAGGATGGGTTCTCTAAAAACCCATTTTTCCACGCACTAATTGCTGAGGTTCCAGAACAGAACAAGACCAAAGATG GCCATACAAAAATAGGATTTTCCATGTACTTCTACACTTACAGTTCATGGAAAGGTCGAGCTGTTTACATGGAGGACTTGTATGTGATGCCAGAGTTCAGAG GAAAAGGCATTGGCAAGGCATTGATGAGCAAAGTGGCACAG ATGGGACGGACTGCTGGCTGCACTCAGCTCAATTTTACAGTGTTGAACTGGAACAAAACAGCGCTGGACTTTTACCTGAATCAGGGTTCTATGGACGTGACCTCTGACCTGGGTTACCATTACATGTGCTGTCATGGGGATGCCTTTCAAAATTTGGCTGATAGCGAGTTTTAA